Proteins encoded by one window of Arachis ipaensis cultivar K30076 chromosome B04, Araip1.1, whole genome shotgun sequence:
- the LOC107638450 gene encoding serine/arginine-rich SC35-like splicing factor SCL33 isoform X2: protein MRGRSYSPSPPPARGYSRRGRSPSPRGRYSSRSRDLPTSLLVRNLRHDCRPEDLRRPFGQFGALKDIYLPKDYYTGEPRGFGFVQYVDPADAADAKYHMDGQVLLGRELTVVFAEENRKKPSEMRTRERRGRYDRRRSPPRYSRSPRYSRSPPPRHRSRSHSRDYYSPPPKRREYSRSPSPEGRRYSRERSYSHHSRERSSSRSPPYNGGSRSRSQSPAKGPTHSRSPTPDRDVRELAARRSPASENVK, encoded by the exons ATGAGAGGAAGGAGTTACAGCCCGTCACCACCGCCGGCAAGGGGTTACAGCCGAAGAGGAAGGAGTCCGAGCCCAAGAGGCCGCTACTCTAGCCGCTCTAGAGATCTCCCTACCAGCCTTCTTGTTCGTAACCTTCGCCATGATTGTAG GCCTGAGGACCTTCGCAGACCTTTTGGTCAGTTTGGTGCCCTTAAGGACATTTACTTGCCCAAGGATTATTACACTGG AGAACCCCGTGGTTTTGGTTTTGTCCAGTATGTGGATCCTGCTGATGCGGCAGATGCCAAATATCATATGGATGGTCAAGTTCTACTTGGTCGGGAGTTGACTGTTGTCTTTGCTGAGGAGAATAGAAAGAAGCCAAGTGAGATGAGAACAAGGGAGAGAAG GGGCCGATATGATCGAAGAAGATCTCCTCCTCGTTATTCTCGATCACCCCGCTACTCTCGATCCCCACCACCACGTCATAGGTCTCGTTCCCATAGTCGTGACTATTATTCCCCTCCTCCTAAAAGAAGGGAATATTCAAG ATCTCCCTCGCCTGAAGGTAGAAGGTACAGTCGAGAAAGATCATATTCACATCATAGTAGAGAGAGGTCATCCTCGCGTTCTCCACCCTATAACGGTGGCTCAAGGAGCCGAAGTCAGAGTCCGGCAAAGGGCCCAACCCATAGCAGAAGTCCAACCCCAGACCGTGATGTTAGGGAACTGGCAGCGCGCAGGTCCCCAGCCAGTGAGAACGTCAAGTAA
- the LOC107638449 gene encoding glucan endo-1,3-beta-glucosidase 4: MKLKKWLESVLLLLVAMLSGALGAFVGVNIGTDVSDLPSAANVVAILKAHQIGHVRLYDANAHMLQALSNTGIEVIVGVTNEELLRIGRSPSVAAAWVNKNVAAYMPSTNITAIAVGSQVLTIIPKIAPVLVPAMNYLHKALIAANLNFRVKVSTPQSMDIIPRPFPPSTAAFNSSWNSTIYQLLQFLRNTNSSYMLNAYPYYGYTKGDGIFPIEYALFRSLPSVKQIVDPNTLFHYNSMFDAMVDATYYSIGAFNFDNIPIIVTETGWPSFGGADEPDATSENAESYNTNLIRRVLNDSGPPSQPKIAINTYIYELFNEDKRNGPTSEKNWGVFYTNGSTVYPLSFSGSVQNTGNSSAVFCVAKDGADTDKLQAALNWACGQGQANCAAIQAGRPCYLPNNLKSHASYAYNDYYQKMHNAGGTCDFDGTAMVTYEDPSYGSCVYAGSSNSSGGAGRSSSSTAAIAPMGSFGASSNLQVPILQSLISVISVIFALVSL; encoded by the exons ATGAAGCTTAAAAAATGGCTAGAATCTGTTTTATTGCTGCTTGTCGCCATGTTAAGCGGTGCATTAG GTGCATTTGTGGGGGTAAACATTGGCACTGATGTATCTGATCTTCCATCTGCTGCAAATGTAGTAGCCATTCTGAAAGCGCATCAAATTGGCCATGTGCGACTATACGATGCCAATGCACACATGCTACAAGCCCTTTCAAACACAGGAATTGAAGTGATTGTTGGTGTCACCAATGAGGAGTTACTTAGGATTGGTAGATCTCCATCGGTCGCAGCGGCCTGGGTTAACAAGAATGTAGCTGCTTACATGCCATCTACTAATATCACAGCAATAGCAGTTGGCAGTCAGGTTCTTACCATAATTCCAAAGATTGCCCCTGTTCTTGTTCCTGCCATGAATTATCTTCACAAAGCTCTTATTGCTGCAAACCTTAACTTTCGTGTCAAAGTTTCGACTCCCCAATCCATGGATATTATCCCTCGGCCATTCCCACCTTCTACAGCTGCATTTAACTCTTCATGGAACTCTACAATCTATCAACTCCTTCAGTTTCTAAGGAACACAAATTCCTCTTACATGTTAAATGCCTACCCTTATTATGGATACACTAAAGGGGATGGCATTTTCCCTATCGAATATGCTCTTTTCCGGTCGCTCCCTTCAGTGAAACAAATTGTTGATCCAAATACACTTTTCCATTATAATAGTATGTTTGATGCCATGGTGGATGCTACTTATTATTCAATAGGTGCCTTCAATTTCGATAATATTCCCATTATTGTCACAGAGACTGGTTGGCCTAGTTTTGGTGGAGCAGATGAACCGGATGCTACCTCAGAGAATGCTGAGAGTTACAATACTAATTTGATTCGGCGAGTTCTCAATGATTCAGGTCCCCCTAGTCAGCCAAAGATAGCCATTAACACTTACATATATGAACTGTTTAATGAAGACAAGAGGAATGGACCGACATCGGAGAAGAATTGGGGTGTTTTTTATACTAATGGAAGTACTGTTTATCCTTTGAGTTTTAGTGGTTCTGTTCAGAATACTGGAAATTCTTCAGCAGTTTTCTGTGTTGCCAAAGATGGTGCAGACACTGATAAACTGCAAGCTGCTCTGAACTGGGCTTGTGGACAAGGCCAAGCTAATTGCGCAGCGATTCAAGCAGGGCGGCCATGCTATCTCCCCAATAACTTGAAAAGCCATGCCTCTTATGCTTACAATGATTATTATCAGAAAATGCATAATGCTGGGGGAACTTGTGATTTTGATGGAACAGCTATGGTTACTTATGAGGATCCTA GTTATGGATCCTGTGTATATGCAGGAAG TTCCAACTCGTCAGGCGGCGCCGGACGGAGTTCATCATCTACAGCAGCAATTGCACCTATGGGTTCTTTTGGAGCAAGCTCAAACCTTCAAGTTCCCATCCTTCAGTCTTTGATATCTGTTATTAGTGTTATTTTTGCCCTAGTGTCATTATGA
- the LOC107638450 gene encoding serine/arginine-rich SC35-like splicing factor SCL33 isoform X1, whose amino-acid sequence MVAMAEMRGRSYSPSPPPARGYSRRGRSPSPRGRYSSRSRDLPTSLLVRNLRHDCRPEDLRRPFGQFGALKDIYLPKDYYTGEPRGFGFVQYVDPADAADAKYHMDGQVLLGRELTVVFAEENRKKPSEMRTRERRGRYDRRRSPPRYSRSPRYSRSPPPRHRSRSHSRDYYSPPPKRREYSRSPSPEGRRYSRERSYSHHSRERSSSRSPPYNGGSRSRSQSPAKGPTHSRSPTPDRDVRELAARRSPASENVK is encoded by the exons ATGGTGGCAATGGCAGAGATGAGAGGAAGGAGTTACAGCCCGTCACCACCGCCGGCAAGGGGTTACAGCCGAAGAGGAAGGAGTCCGAGCCCAAGAGGCCGCTACTCTAGCCGCTCTAGAGATCTCCCTACCAGCCTTCTTGTTCGTAACCTTCGCCATGATTGTAG GCCTGAGGACCTTCGCAGACCTTTTGGTCAGTTTGGTGCCCTTAAGGACATTTACTTGCCCAAGGATTATTACACTGG AGAACCCCGTGGTTTTGGTTTTGTCCAGTATGTGGATCCTGCTGATGCGGCAGATGCCAAATATCATATGGATGGTCAAGTTCTACTTGGTCGGGAGTTGACTGTTGTCTTTGCTGAGGAGAATAGAAAGAAGCCAAGTGAGATGAGAACAAGGGAGAGAAG GGGCCGATATGATCGAAGAAGATCTCCTCCTCGTTATTCTCGATCACCCCGCTACTCTCGATCCCCACCACCACGTCATAGGTCTCGTTCCCATAGTCGTGACTATTATTCCCCTCCTCCTAAAAGAAGGGAATATTCAAG ATCTCCCTCGCCTGAAGGTAGAAGGTACAGTCGAGAAAGATCATATTCACATCATAGTAGAGAGAGGTCATCCTCGCGTTCTCCACCCTATAACGGTGGCTCAAGGAGCCGAAGTCAGAGTCCGGCAAAGGGCCCAACCCATAGCAGAAGTCCAACCCCAGACCGTGATGTTAGGGAACTGGCAGCGCGCAGGTCCCCAGCCAGTGAGAACGTCAAGTAA